Proteins encoded by one window of Synechococcus sp. WH 7805:
- a CDS encoding photosystem I assembly protein Ycf3: protein MDSSVQLFVPRSNRNDNFIDKSFTVMADLIVKLLPINARAKEAYVYYRDGLSAQNDGDYAEALENYEESLKLEENPIDRGETLKNMAIIYMSNGEEDRALATYQKALDENPKQPSCLKNMGLIYEKRGRTAEEEGRRDDADGWFDQAADVWTQAVRLNPGGYLDIENWLKSSGRSNVDVYF, encoded by the coding sequence ATGGATTCATCCGTCCAGCTCTTTGTGCCCCGCAGTAACCGCAACGACAACTTCATCGACAAGAGCTTCACGGTGATGGCCGACCTGATCGTGAAGCTCTTGCCCATCAACGCCAGAGCGAAAGAGGCGTATGTGTATTACCGGGATGGACTCTCAGCTCAAAATGACGGCGACTATGCAGAAGCTCTGGAAAATTACGAGGAAAGTCTGAAGCTTGAGGAGAACCCTATCGACCGGGGCGAAACCCTCAAGAACATGGCCATTATCTATATGAGTAACGGTGAAGAAGACCGGGCTCTGGCCACCTATCAGAAGGCCTTAGATGAAAACCCCAAGCAGCCGTCATGCCTAAAAAACATGGGGTTGATCTACGAAAAGCGTGGGCGCACTGCGGAGGAAGAGGGTCGCCGCGACGATGCCGACGGATGGTTTGATCAAGCCGCCGACGTGTGGACGCAAGCCGTGCGACTGAATCCCGGCGGCTACCTCGACATCGAAAACTGGCTGAAGTCCAGTGGCCGCAGCAATGTGGACGTTTACTTCTGA
- a CDS encoding cation-translocating P-type ATPase — protein sequence MESVAVSTSSSAENTSTSSSAQVVLLDVEGMKCGGCVRAVERTLQDQPGVQEASVNLVTRSAWLRFEPTGLDVQQSLEGALDALRSRGFPAQPRQSGVLSGDAEPGRAWGWWNQWRQLMVALVLLLLSVLGHLAEAGTLSMPLIGTLPFHAGLATVALIGPGRSILRGGWAAAVSGVPSMDTLVSLGVGSAYLASVVALVWPAVGWPCFFNEPVMLLGFVLLGRFLEERARRRTGRALKELAALQPSSARLVMADGIVRDVPVEMLRPGERIELLAGDRIPVDGVIEEGFSAVDLSSLTGEPLPVDAGPGTELSSGCLNLEATLVMEVRRVGRETALARIITLVEQAQARRAPIQGLADRVAGRFCYGVVSLALLTFLFWWLIGSSLWPQVLEVPVVLMDHGQGHGVHQSLGAAAQTPFALGLQLAIAVLVVACPCALGLATPTVITVSSGLAARQGWLFRGGDVIERSAAIERVVFDKTGTLTLGRPLVDAVLLSDDPSRTIQLAASLEQTSRHPLAHALLQEAQRLNLPLLPVQDSRTVPGAGMEGSLSGSSDPLRVGSLEWLRGQGVEWPDHQRDAVEAAQTGGQSLVAVSLGQRPMGLVAIDDRLRPDAVIALQRLRSQGLSLGMLSGDRRQAVERVGQTLGLQGDELAWQLLPDQKLERLESWRQSQPIAMVGDGINDAPALAAADLGIAVGTGTQIAQDTADLVLMGDRLEALPEALGLARRTMRKIRQNLIWAFGYNLIALPVAAGVLLPGFGILLSPPLAALLMALSSVSVVVNALSLRLP from the coding sequence ATGGAATCCGTCGCCGTGTCCACATCGTCGTCAGCCGAGAACACCTCCACATCCAGCAGCGCCCAGGTGGTGCTGCTGGATGTGGAGGGAATGAAGTGCGGTGGGTGCGTGCGAGCCGTTGAACGCACGCTTCAGGATCAGCCAGGAGTCCAGGAAGCCAGCGTCAACCTGGTGACCCGCAGTGCTTGGCTGCGCTTCGAGCCCACGGGTCTGGATGTTCAGCAGTCCCTCGAGGGGGCTCTTGACGCATTGCGCAGCAGGGGCTTTCCAGCCCAGCCGCGCCAGAGTGGTGTCTTGAGCGGGGACGCTGAGCCTGGCCGGGCCTGGGGATGGTGGAACCAGTGGCGTCAGCTGATGGTGGCCCTGGTGTTGCTGCTGCTCTCGGTCCTCGGCCATCTGGCAGAGGCAGGGACGCTGTCGATGCCGTTGATCGGGACGCTGCCGTTCCATGCGGGATTGGCCACGGTTGCGTTGATCGGACCGGGCCGGTCCATCCTGCGAGGTGGTTGGGCCGCGGCTGTGAGTGGCGTCCCCAGCATGGATACGTTGGTGAGTTTGGGCGTTGGTAGTGCCTACCTCGCCAGTGTGGTCGCCCTGGTGTGGCCTGCGGTGGGCTGGCCCTGTTTCTTCAACGAACCAGTGATGCTTCTGGGCTTTGTGCTCCTTGGTCGTTTCCTTGAGGAACGGGCCCGTCGGCGCACCGGTCGTGCTCTCAAGGAACTGGCAGCACTCCAGCCATCTTCGGCCAGGCTTGTGATGGCCGATGGCATCGTGCGGGATGTGCCGGTTGAGATGTTGCGGCCAGGTGAGCGGATTGAATTGCTCGCTGGAGATCGCATCCCGGTGGACGGTGTGATCGAGGAGGGCTTTTCCGCGGTGGATCTGTCCAGCCTCACGGGAGAACCTCTTCCAGTGGATGCCGGCCCGGGAACGGAGCTCAGTTCCGGTTGTCTCAATCTCGAGGCCACCCTGGTGATGGAGGTGCGCCGGGTGGGCCGTGAAACGGCCCTTGCTCGCATCATCACTTTGGTTGAGCAGGCCCAGGCGCGGCGCGCGCCGATCCAAGGGCTTGCCGATCGGGTGGCAGGGCGCTTCTGCTACGGCGTGGTGTCGCTGGCGCTGCTCACCTTTCTGTTCTGGTGGCTGATTGGCAGCAGCCTTTGGCCTCAGGTCCTGGAGGTTCCTGTGGTGCTGATGGATCATGGCCAAGGTCATGGTGTTCATCAGTCCTTGGGAGCAGCAGCTCAGACGCCGTTCGCGCTGGGACTGCAGCTGGCGATCGCAGTGCTTGTGGTGGCTTGCCCCTGTGCTCTTGGTCTGGCGACCCCCACGGTGATCACCGTGTCGTCAGGTTTGGCAGCTCGCCAGGGCTGGCTTTTCCGGGGTGGTGATGTGATCGAGAGATCCGCCGCCATCGAACGGGTGGTTTTCGACAAAACCGGCACCCTCACGCTGGGGAGGCCACTCGTGGATGCGGTGCTCTTGAGTGATGATCCGTCGCGCACGATCCAGTTGGCGGCCAGCCTTGAGCAGACCAGTCGTCATCCTCTGGCTCATGCACTGCTGCAGGAAGCGCAGCGCCTCAATCTTCCTCTGCTTCCGGTTCAGGACAGTCGAACCGTTCCTGGAGCAGGGATGGAAGGATCACTGTCTGGCTCTTCGGACCCTCTGCGCGTTGGATCCCTGGAATGGTTGCGGGGCCAGGGGGTCGAATGGCCTGATCACCAGCGGGATGCCGTCGAAGCCGCTCAGACCGGGGGACAGTCCCTTGTGGCTGTGAGTCTGGGACAGCGGCCGATGGGCCTGGTAGCGATCGACGATCGTTTGCGTCCTGATGCGGTGATTGCATTGCAGCGCCTGCGATCCCAGGGTTTATCACTCGGCATGCTCAGCGGTGACCGTCGTCAAGCTGTGGAACGGGTGGGCCAGACGCTGGGGCTCCAGGGGGATGAACTGGCCTGGCAGCTTCTGCCCGATCAGAAACTTGAGCGCCTGGAATCTTGGCGCCAGTCTCAGCCGATCGCGATGGTGGGCGATGGCATCAATGATGCTCCGGCTCTGGCGGCCGCTGATTTGGGGATTGCCGTGGGGACCGGAACCCAGATTGCCCAGGACACGGCTGATTTGGTGCTGATGGGTGATCGCCTGGAGGCCCTGCCTGAAGCCCTTGGCCTGGCTCGGCGCACGATGCGCAAGATCCGCCAGAACCTCATCTGGGCGTTCGGGTACAACCTCATTGCTCTGCCTGTTGCGGCTGGGGTTTTGCTGCCAGGATTCGGCATTCTTCTCTCCCCTCCCCTGGCTGCATTGTTGATGGCCCTCAGTTCGGTCTCTGTTGTGGTCAATGCCCTCAGCCTGCGGCTTCCCTGA
- the tmk gene encoding dTMP kinase — MTGRFLVLEGIDGCGKTTQLRQLADWLPGSGLMPDGATLHLTREPGGTPLGRALRELLLHPPDAAAPCPEAELLMYAADRAQHVQRRILPALKCGDWVLSDRFSGSTVAYQGHGRGLDQSLILDLERIATAGLVPDVTLWLDLPLEASIARRGDRAEDRIEAEGQAFLGRVANGFRVLAAERDWVGIPADLSPEEVQRTIRLALEGNTALRSA; from the coding sequence ATGACGGGGCGTTTCTTGGTTTTGGAGGGAATCGATGGCTGCGGCAAGACCACCCAGCTGCGCCAGCTTGCTGATTGGCTTCCGGGTAGCGGCCTAATGCCTGACGGGGCAACGCTGCATCTCACCCGTGAGCCTGGCGGCACTCCCCTCGGTCGTGCTTTGCGTGAACTGTTGCTGCACCCACCGGATGCAGCGGCGCCGTGCCCGGAGGCCGAGCTTCTGATGTATGCCGCCGACCGGGCTCAGCACGTGCAACGCCGAATTCTTCCAGCCCTCAAATGCGGCGACTGGGTGCTCAGTGACCGCTTCAGTGGGTCAACCGTTGCTTATCAAGGACATGGACGTGGGTTGGACCAGTCGCTGATTCTTGACTTGGAGCGGATTGCCACCGCTGGCCTCGTGCCGGATGTCACGCTCTGGCTCGATTTGCCTCTTGAGGCGAGCATTGCCAGACGGGGCGATCGGGCTGAGGACCGGATTGAGGCTGAAGGGCAGGCCTTCCTGGGCAGGGTGGCCAATGGATTCCGCGTGCTGGCCGCGGAACGGGACTGGGTTGGTATCCCTGCTGATTTGAGTCCAGAGGAGGTTCAGAGGACCATCCGTCTTGCTTTGGAAGGGAATACTGCCCTCAGGAGTGCGTGA